A stretch of Chelativorans sp. AA-79 DNA encodes these proteins:
- a CDS encoding DsrE family protein, with amino-acid sequence MKTLLILNDPPYGTERCYNALRLAHTLIKKDPVAEITIFLMADTVIAARKGQKTPDGYYNMERMLKRVLAKGAVLLCGTCMDARGMTDDDVMVGAKRSTMDELGDATLGADKVLVF; translated from the coding sequence ATGAAGACCCTGCTCATCCTGAATGATCCGCCTTATGGCACCGAGCGCTGCTACAACGCCCTTCGCCTCGCTCACACGCTGATTAAGAAGGATCCGGTGGCGGAGATCACCATCTTCTTGATGGCTGACACCGTCATCGCCGCACGCAAGGGGCAGAAGACGCCGGACGGCTACTACAATATGGAACGCATGCTCAAGCGCGTGCTCGCGAAAGGTGCCGTGTTGCTCTGCGGCACCTGCATGGACGCGCGCGGCATGACAGACGATGATGTCATGGTCGGCGCGAAGCGCAGCACCATGGATGAACTCGGGGATGCGACGCTTGGCGCCGATAAGGTGCTGGTGTTCTGA
- a CDS encoding TniB family NTP-binding protein — translation MSDEISHLTTGAAALLAETDERRIRAIRSRRWVLYPRAKQALDRLSALLDHPRGTRMPSVAIYGDSGMGKTMIMKRFRDEHPPSFNPATGTLKTPVLAMEMTSRPGERRFYAELLTLLGAPQRPRADIAQMEQAALRIMEAIGVQVLVIDEVHNILAGSYREQRIVLNTLRFLSNRLQISLVCFGVNDAREAISGDVQLARRFDQLTLSRWAANEQFETLVVSILRNTPLRRPSVLTPKSLRRILQITEGITANIFHMINSLAIEAVESGREHITDAAIENWEPEFDAEAAFA, via the coding sequence ATGAGCGATGAAATCTCCCACCTGACCACCGGCGCCGCCGCGCTGCTTGCCGAAACCGACGAGCGGCGCATTCGCGCGATACGATCGCGCCGCTGGGTGCTTTACCCTCGCGCCAAACAGGCGCTCGACCGGCTGAGCGCGCTCCTCGACCATCCGCGAGGCACGCGCATGCCCTCGGTCGCGATCTATGGCGACAGCGGCATGGGGAAGACTATGATCATGAAGCGGTTCCGGGACGAACACCCGCCGAGCTTCAATCCGGCGACGGGCACCCTGAAGACGCCGGTCCTTGCTATGGAAATGACCAGCCGCCCCGGTGAACGGCGCTTCTACGCCGAGCTGCTCACCCTTCTCGGCGCGCCGCAGCGGCCGCGCGCCGACATCGCCCAGATGGAACAGGCTGCGCTGCGTATCATGGAGGCCATCGGCGTGCAGGTGCTGGTCATCGACGAGGTGCACAACATTCTCGCTGGATCCTATCGCGAGCAGCGCATTGTTCTGAACACTCTTCGCTTCCTCAGCAATCGTCTGCAGATCTCGCTGGTCTGCTTCGGCGTCAACGATGCGCGCGAGGCGATCAGCGGCGACGTTCAGCTTGCGCGGCGATTCGACCAACTCACACTGAGCAGATGGGCTGCGAACGAGCAGTTCGAGACGTTGGTGGTGTCGATCCTGCGCAACACACCGCTGCGTCGGCCCTCGGTGCTCACGCCGAAATCCTTACGCCGGATCCTACAGATCACCGAGGGGATCACCGCCAACATCTTCCACATGATCAATAGCCTCGCCATCGAGGCCGTCGAAAGCGGCCGCGAGCACATCACCGACGCAGCGATCGAGAACTGGGAGCCGGAATTCGATGCCGAGGCGGCATTCGCATGA
- a CDS encoding SHOCT domain-containing protein translates to MTKIRISTVAAAGAAIALLPVAAWAQQTSPDFGRYGWGPHMMGWGGGWPGMIFGPIFMILALAIVVAIAVLLVRWLGGPWQAAAAHQPPPARTSLDILKERFARGEIDKQEFEERRRILGE, encoded by the coding sequence ATGACAAAAATTCGGATATCGACAGTAGCGGCCGCAGGCGCCGCGATTGCCCTTCTGCCCGTTGCTGCGTGGGCGCAACAGACGTCTCCCGATTTCGGTCGCTATGGGTGGGGCCCGCATATGATGGGATGGGGCGGCGGATGGCCGGGAATGATCTTCGGTCCGATTTTCATGATCCTTGCGCTCGCCATCGTGGTCGCGATCGCCGTTCTCCTCGTGCGCTGGCTCGGCGGACCATGGCAGGCCGCCGCAGCGCATCAGCCGCCACCGGCGCGAACATCGCTCGACATCCTCAAGGAACGCTTCGCGCGGGGCGAGATCGACAAGCAAGAGTTCGAGGAGCGCCGACGTATTCTCGGCGAATGA
- a CDS encoding DUF6088 family protein: protein MATVEHDTDIRSRVLARIESKLEEVWTPGDFADLGARAAVDKTLQRLAAAGDIRRIDRGLYDRPRTNTLTGRATVPDYRAVIRAVTRRDNARTVIDGMTAANDLGLTTAVPARIEVLVDARLRPIKLGGQEIHFKYAAPSRLYWADRPGMRVVQALHWMQDMLTQDSERKRISTTLRKLLSDPKHGEAIREDLRAGLSAVPIWMQEFLRQLLSPTAGPEGKP, encoded by the coding sequence ATGGCAACAGTCGAACACGACACCGATATTCGCTCGCGCGTGCTCGCGCGCATCGAGTCCAAGCTCGAGGAAGTTTGGACCCCCGGCGACTTTGCCGATCTCGGCGCCCGCGCCGCGGTGGACAAAACCCTGCAGCGCCTAGCGGCCGCCGGGGATATTCGCCGGATTGACCGTGGTCTCTATGACCGGCCCCGAACGAACACCCTGACCGGCCGGGCCACTGTGCCGGATTATCGCGCCGTGATCCGAGCGGTAACGCGCCGCGACAACGCGCGCACCGTCATCGATGGCATGACGGCCGCCAACGATCTGGGGCTCACGACCGCCGTGCCCGCGCGGATCGAGGTGCTGGTCGATGCGAGATTGAGGCCGATCAAACTCGGCGGCCAGGAAATCCACTTCAAGTATGCGGCTCCGAGCCGTCTTTATTGGGCGGATCGGCCGGGGATGCGAGTCGTCCAGGCCCTGCACTGGATGCAGGATATGCTGACCCAGGACAGCGAGCGTAAACGGATCTCGACGACGTTGCGAAAGCTACTGTCTGACCCCAAGCACGGCGAGGCGATCCGGGAGGATCTGCGCGCCGGGCTTTCGGCCGTTCCGATCTGGATGCAGGAGTTCCTGCGCCAACTCCTCAGCCCAACAGCTGGGCCCGAGGGGAAGCCATGA
- the ftsH gene encoding ATP-dependent zinc metalloprotease FtsH: MNRKHKLNIGYIIFVFILLGLFQLWLASRDVAQLSYSDLMRMVDSGKVASVTITESMIQGRFREPQEGKNLFVSARVDPDAAAAFERASVEVTGGTDSNWLTTILSWVVPILFFFFLWSFLFRGFAERQGMGGLVNIGKSKAKVYVERQTGVTFADVAGVDEAKAELQEIVSFLKDREKYGRLGARIPKGILLVGPPGTGKTLMARAVAGEAGVPFFSISGSEFVEMFVGVGAARVRDLFEQARQAAPCIIFIDELDALGRARSPFSGLGGGDEKEQTLNQLLSELDGFDPRIGIVLLAATNRPEILDPALLRAGRFDRQVVLDRPDRRGREEILAVHMKKIVTAPDMKIGDIAAITPGFTGADLANLVNEAAIFATRRNSDEVTMDDFTNAVERIVAGSERRSRLLKPEERERIAYHEMGHALVASALPKTDPVHKVSIIPRSIGALGYTLQRPTDDRFLITTAELKQRMTVLLAGRAAEDIVFGEISTGAADDLARATDVARQIVTRFGMSAKVGQAVLEEQRQQYLEDRIGIRPRDYSEATAREVDLAIREMIDEAYAMAKDMLRGRMADLKAGAELLLERETITPADFPPLQRDDDAEAPELPAIMPAQAD; the protein is encoded by the coding sequence ATGAACCGCAAGCACAAGCTCAACATCGGCTACATCATCTTCGTCTTCATCTTGCTCGGGCTCTTCCAGCTTTGGCTCGCCTCGCGCGATGTCGCCCAACTCTCCTACAGCGACCTCATGCGGATGGTGGACAGCGGCAAGGTGGCATCCGTCACCATTACGGAGTCAATGATTCAGGGCCGATTCAGGGAGCCGCAAGAGGGTAAGAACCTGTTCGTATCAGCCAGGGTGGACCCAGATGCGGCGGCGGCGTTCGAAAGGGCAAGCGTCGAGGTCACCGGCGGCACGGATAGCAACTGGTTGACGACCATCCTCTCATGGGTCGTGCCGATCTTGTTCTTCTTCTTCCTGTGGTCGTTCCTGTTTCGCGGCTTTGCCGAAAGGCAGGGCATGGGCGGTCTCGTCAATATCGGTAAATCGAAGGCCAAGGTCTATGTGGAGCGCCAGACAGGGGTAACCTTCGCAGATGTGGCCGGGGTCGATGAGGCCAAGGCCGAGTTGCAGGAGATCGTCTCCTTTCTCAAAGACCGCGAAAAGTACGGCCGGCTCGGAGCGCGGATCCCGAAGGGAATCCTGCTCGTCGGCCCTCCCGGCACGGGCAAGACGCTGATGGCGCGAGCTGTGGCCGGAGAAGCCGGCGTTCCCTTCTTCTCGATTTCCGGTTCGGAATTCGTGGAGATGTTCGTCGGCGTGGGGGCGGCACGTGTGCGCGACCTGTTCGAACAGGCGCGTCAGGCCGCCCCCTGCATCATCTTCATCGACGAACTGGACGCGCTCGGCCGCGCGCGAAGCCCCTTTTCTGGCCTTGGCGGCGGCGATGAGAAGGAACAGACGCTGAACCAGCTTTTGTCGGAACTGGACGGCTTCGATCCGCGCATCGGTATCGTGCTTCTCGCCGCGACCAACCGCCCGGAGATCCTTGATCCGGCGCTGCTGAGGGCAGGCCGCTTCGACCGGCAGGTCGTGCTGGATCGGCCTGATCGCCGAGGCCGGGAGGAGATACTCGCCGTCCATATGAAAAAAATCGTCACCGCCCCTGATATGAAAATCGGCGACATTGCCGCGATAACACCAGGCTTCACCGGCGCGGATCTAGCCAACCTCGTCAATGAAGCAGCGATCTTTGCAACCCGCCGCAACTCGGATGAGGTCACGATGGACGACTTCACGAACGCCGTCGAGCGGATCGTCGCTGGCTCGGAGCGCAGAAGCCGCCTGCTGAAACCGGAAGAACGTGAGAGGATCGCTTATCACGAAATGGGCCACGCGCTGGTGGCCTCGGCCCTGCCAAAGACGGATCCGGTGCATAAGGTCTCCATCATACCGCGCTCGATCGGAGCGCTCGGCTACACGTTGCAGCGGCCGACGGACGACCGCTTCCTGATCACGACCGCCGAGCTCAAGCAACGCATGACGGTTCTCCTGGCGGGCCGAGCCGCCGAAGATATCGTTTTTGGCGAAATCTCCACGGGTGCCGCCGACGATCTGGCCAGGGCAACTGACGTCGCACGCCAGATCGTCACACGCTTCGGCATGAGTGCTAAGGTCGGCCAGGCCGTGCTTGAGGAGCAGAGGCAGCAATATCTGGAGGACAGGATAGGAATTCGTCCGCGCGACTATTCTGAGGCGACGGCACGCGAGGTCGATCTTGCTATCCGGGAAATGATCGACGAGGCCTATGCGATGGCGAAGGACATGCTGCGGGGACGGATGGCGGATCTCAAGGCGGGGGCGGAACTGCTGCTTGAACGCGAGACGATCACGCCGGCGGATTTTCCGCCGCTGCAACGTGACGACGACGCAGAGGCACCCGAACTCCCGGCGATCATGCCAGCCCAAGCCGATTGA
- a CDS encoding DUF6088 family protein — translation MRRVRAGGRGGVFTPSDFLDVAGRAAVDQALSRLVKSGKLRRLARGLYDYPKVHPKLGPLSPAPDDVARALARETGSRAQIAGAHAANALGLSTQVPAKSLYLTDGPSRRIVLGKRVIDLRHASPKHLIAPGSPAGTVVQALRHVGPVRAADVARVAARRLSASDKRLLASNAVQAPTWMRPTLISIGNTASEAING, via the coding sequence ATGCGACGCGTCCGCGCTGGCGGGCGTGGCGGTGTTTTCACGCCCAGTGACTTTCTGGATGTGGCAGGGCGCGCCGCCGTCGATCAGGCCCTCTCCCGCTTGGTCAAGAGTGGGAAGCTGCGCCGCCTGGCGCGTGGCCTCTATGACTATCCGAAGGTCCATCCGAAGCTGGGGCCGCTCTCGCCGGCGCCCGATGACGTTGCGCGTGCACTTGCCCGGGAGACCGGTTCGCGCGCGCAGATCGCCGGTGCGCACGCAGCCAATGCACTCGGCCTCTCGACGCAGGTTCCTGCTAAGAGCCTCTACCTGACCGACGGGCCCTCACGCCGGATCGTGCTAGGCAAGCGCGTGATCGATCTCCGACACGCGTCACCCAAGCATCTGATCGCGCCGGGCAGTCCAGCCGGGACCGTTGTCCAAGCTCTCCGCCATGTCGGACCGGTCCGCGCCGCTGATGTGGCCCGGGTTGCAGCCCGTCGGCTGTCGGCCAGCGACAAGAGGCTGCTCGCGTCCAACGCGGTCCAGGCTCCGACCTGGATGCGCCCCACGCTGATCTCGATCGGCAACACAGCATCGGAAGCAATAAATGGATAA
- a CDS encoding Mu transposase C-terminal domain-containing protein, producing MNDPFPDEIDEALWDEACRRADAIREFLKRNPDGATAADVSGLAAEMNVSQATAYRLIKLFRAGGTVLSLVDRKRGRPEGHRTLDEKREEIVSKTIKRFYLKRTRPTISQLVRDVQTNCISVGLKPPHRRTIVTRLKDIDLQKRAKRRGEQKIFKATTAVPGSFEASRPLAVVQIDHTKADIFVVDEETRQPIGRPWLTLAMDVCSRMVTGFYLTMEAPSRLSTSLCLLHSVFDKSAWLREREITEPWPVAGLPDTVHVDNGPDFRSRAFKRGCQDAGIAIEWRPPGEPRFGGHIERLIGTQMGRLHLLPGTTFSNEQELGDYNSKRHAALTLRELERYIALDIVGAYHQSIHGSLGRPPIAIWREHEGEIPLRLPQDRMRFWLAFLPEQERTLRPTGIHLFGLRYWSAALSADVGRSERRLLVKYDPRDMARIFVRRPSGNFVEARYADVTLPSITLHEAVTARRSLLAKGRREVDTRAIVRTAVAQRELVEVATNKTAAARRGKASSKSKVDDRGLGSLRGVDSSKPVPFVEDTD from the coding sequence ATGAACGATCCATTTCCTGACGAGATTGACGAAGCGCTTTGGGATGAAGCTTGCCGGCGGGCGGATGCGATCCGTGAATTCCTGAAGCGCAATCCTGACGGTGCGACCGCGGCAGACGTTTCCGGGCTCGCTGCCGAGATGAATGTCAGCCAGGCGACGGCCTACCGGCTGATCAAGCTGTTCCGCGCCGGCGGGACCGTTCTGTCTCTTGTCGATCGTAAGCGCGGACGGCCTGAGGGTCATCGTACGCTGGACGAGAAGCGGGAGGAGATCGTTAGCAAGACTATCAAAAGGTTCTACCTGAAGCGGACCCGACCGACGATCTCGCAGTTGGTGCGGGACGTGCAGACAAACTGCATCTCGGTTGGACTGAAGCCGCCGCATCGCCGAACGATAGTGACCCGCCTCAAGGACATCGACCTCCAGAAACGAGCCAAGCGCCGCGGCGAACAGAAGATCTTCAAGGCGACAACGGCCGTTCCCGGATCGTTTGAGGCCTCTCGTCCCCTGGCAGTGGTGCAGATCGACCATACCAAGGCCGACATCTTCGTCGTTGACGAAGAGACGCGGCAGCCGATCGGACGACCATGGCTGACGCTAGCGATGGATGTCTGCAGCCGGATGGTGACCGGCTTCTATCTCACGATGGAGGCGCCGTCCCGCCTGTCGACCAGCCTGTGCCTGCTACACTCCGTGTTCGACAAATCGGCATGGCTGCGGGAACGCGAGATAACGGAGCCTTGGCCCGTCGCCGGCCTGCCGGACACGGTGCACGTCGACAATGGCCCTGACTTCCGCAGCCGGGCCTTCAAGCGAGGATGCCAGGACGCCGGCATCGCGATCGAGTGGCGGCCACCGGGTGAGCCGCGTTTCGGCGGTCATATCGAGCGCCTGATCGGCACGCAGATGGGGAGGCTGCATCTCCTGCCCGGAACAACGTTCAGCAACGAACAGGAGTTGGGCGACTACAACTCCAAGCGCCATGCGGCCCTGACTCTGAGGGAGCTCGAGCGCTACATCGCTCTCGACATCGTCGGCGCCTACCATCAATCGATCCACGGCAGTCTGGGTCGACCGCCGATCGCGATATGGCGGGAGCACGAGGGCGAAATCCCGCTTCGGTTGCCACAAGATCGAATGCGCTTCTGGCTGGCGTTCCTGCCGGAGCAGGAGCGCACCTTGCGGCCGACCGGTATTCACCTGTTTGGCCTGCGTTATTGGTCCGCGGCGCTCAGCGCCGACGTCGGGCGTTCTGAACGGCGCTTGCTTGTCAAATACGATCCGCGTGACATGGCGCGCATCTTCGTCCGGCGGCCTTCAGGAAACTTCGTGGAAGCCCGCTATGCCGACGTGACGTTGCCTTCGATCACCCTGCACGAGGCGGTGACCGCCCGACGCAGCTTGCTGGCCAAAGGCCGCCGTGAAGTGGACACGCGCGCCATCGTCCGCACCGCCGTCGCACAGCGAGAATTGGTCGAGGTGGCAACCAATAAGACGGCGGCTGCGCGACGCGGGAAGGCTTCTTCGAAATCGAAGGTGGATGATCGGGGATTGGGCTCGCTCCGCGGCGTCGACTCCAGCAAACCTGTACCCTTTGTTGAGGATACAGATTGA
- a CDS encoding nucleotidyl transferase AbiEii/AbiGii toxin family protein: MDKVARLPAGDRAALFGETGARRGVANTIIEKDFWVCWTLKRLFGLPKNAAASLVFKGGTSLSKAFGIIRRFSEDIDLSFDRADLGYTGDRDPEQEGISRKKAGRLIDDLVEDVERHIADRLLPALRAAIVEEFGEPQNDKWTLSIDEADAQTLNFHYPIALPTAEYQGMAYITPRVKLELGARGDPWPIETKVIHPYAAEDFPDFFEDPDAAVTVLSARRTFWEKATALHAEANRPAASATPQYFSRHYYDLAMLLGSDEGKAAAADLELLATVAKHKATFFRSGWANYDAARPGTLRLMPNEARIRDLRADYREMAPMMFDDSPPSFDDILSTIEKLQESINS; encoded by the coding sequence ATGGATAAGGTCGCTCGTCTTCCGGCAGGTGATCGTGCAGCTCTATTTGGCGAAACCGGCGCTCGCCGTGGCGTTGCCAACACGATCATCGAAAAGGACTTTTGGGTCTGCTGGACCTTGAAGCGATTGTTCGGTCTTCCGAAGAACGCGGCCGCCAGCCTGGTCTTCAAGGGCGGAACGTCTCTGTCCAAAGCCTTCGGCATCATCCGCCGCTTCTCCGAGGACATCGACCTGTCCTTCGACCGGGCGGATCTCGGCTACACAGGTGATCGTGATCCGGAGCAAGAGGGCATCAGCCGGAAGAAGGCAGGGCGGCTCATCGATGACCTGGTGGAGGATGTCGAGAGGCATATCGCCGACAGGTTGCTTCCTGCCCTTCGCGCCGCGATCGTCGAGGAGTTCGGCGAACCGCAAAACGATAAGTGGACACTTTCGATCGATGAAGCCGATGCGCAGACATTGAATTTCCACTACCCGATCGCGCTTCCAACGGCCGAATATCAAGGCATGGCGTACATCACGCCGCGGGTGAAGCTCGAACTTGGTGCCCGCGGCGACCCTTGGCCGATTGAGACGAAGGTCATCCACCCTTACGCGGCCGAGGATTTTCCTGACTTCTTCGAGGATCCGGACGCGGCCGTCACAGTACTCTCGGCACGACGAACATTCTGGGAAAAAGCCACGGCCTTGCACGCGGAGGCCAATCGTCCTGCCGCGTCCGCGACGCCGCAATATTTCTCGCGCCACTATTATGATCTCGCCATGCTGCTCGGCTCCGATGAGGGCAAGGCCGCTGCCGCTGATCTTGAGCTTCTGGCAACGGTGGCAAAGCACAAGGCAACCTTCTTTCGCTCGGGCTGGGCAAACTACGATGCGGCGCGTCCAGGCACCTTGCGGCTGATGCCCAACGAGGCGCGGATCAGGGATCTCAGAGCCGACTACCGTGAAATGGCGCCGATGATGTTCGACGACAGCCCGCCGTCCTTCGACGACATTCTCTCCACGATCGAAAAGCTGCAGGAATCCATCAACAGCTAG
- a CDS encoding TniQ family protein: protein MTENTPPRQLPVWLPPYTDELLSSWISRHAAFYVVPPLVMLRHFLPEVSSLRSADLHLSSDQEIRLASMFAIEPAVLRRMTFIDVPKSSHRLLAARPAQFCTSCSPGGPGPSPVLRSQLLGWRITCPLCGDLLRAENRRELLPFPQYRVAALRGEKLLDDEAERGIRTWTSPAEIARLLLMRRVIWPLPREHELWRYRVLGAIVPDLDHVVAAEQVNLPTPAKPILPLHLRPALLAGVAIVERAGPEMLRMLRGHMMGDNKVRFTDAAENMIARAGKLRASGQMQLI, encoded by the coding sequence ATGACGGAGAACACGCCGCCCCGGCAGTTGCCGGTGTGGTTGCCGCCCTATACCGACGAGTTGTTGTCGTCCTGGATTAGCCGGCACGCTGCCTTTTACGTGGTTCCACCCCTCGTCATGCTTCGGCACTTCCTACCGGAGGTTTCCTCATTGCGATCAGCCGATCTCCATCTGAGCAGTGATCAGGAAATCCGCCTCGCCAGCATGTTCGCCATCGAACCGGCCGTCTTGCGTCGAATGACCTTCATCGATGTGCCGAAGTCGTCGCATCGGCTCCTCGCCGCGAGACCAGCGCAGTTCTGCACGAGCTGCAGCCCTGGTGGCCCGGGACCGTCGCCGGTCCTGCGAAGCCAACTGCTGGGATGGCGCATCACATGTCCGCTGTGCGGTGACCTGCTTCGAGCTGAAAACCGGCGCGAACTCCTCCCCTTCCCGCAATATCGCGTTGCGGCACTGCGCGGCGAAAAGCTGCTCGACGATGAAGCCGAACGTGGCATCCGAACGTGGACATCGCCAGCCGAAATCGCCCGGCTTCTCCTGATGCGGCGAGTGATCTGGCCCCTTCCGCGCGAGCATGAGCTTTGGCGCTACAGGGTGCTCGGTGCAATCGTTCCCGATCTCGACCATGTCGTTGCCGCAGAACAGGTGAACCTGCCGACCCCTGCAAAGCCCATCCTGCCGCTTCACTTGCGGCCGGCTCTGCTTGCAGGCGTTGCCATCGTCGAGCGTGCCGGTCCGGAAATGCTCCGGATGCTGCGTGGTCACATGATGGGTGACAACAAGGTCCGATTCACCGACGCCGCCGAGAACATGATCGCTCGGGCCGGCAAGTTGCGAGCTTCTGGGCAAATGCAGTTAATTTGA